Proteins found in one Lycium ferocissimum isolate CSIRO_LF1 chromosome 6, AGI_CSIRO_Lferr_CH_V1, whole genome shotgun sequence genomic segment:
- the LOC132059723 gene encoding uncharacterized protein LOC132059723 yields the protein MWGISRCCDKIYTVAEGGSGYCSKKKDDLCNQETGRAVSMSRLKCILRGLDLKTYIFLFVLIPTCVWGIYIHGQKITYFLRPLWEKPPKPFNEMPHYYHENVSMENLCKLHGWGIREYPRRVFDAVLFNNEVDMLTIRWKELYPYITEFVILESNSTFTGLPKPSYFANHRDQFEFVESRLTYGQIPGRFRRGENPFVEEAYQRLALDYLLKQAGIQDDDLLLMSDVDEIPSRHTINLLRWCDDIPSVLHLRLKNYLYSFEFLVDNDSWRASVHRYQSGKTRYAHYRQSDIILADAGWHCSFCFRHISEFIFKMKAYSHFDRVRFSHFLNPKRVQRVICNGDDLFDMLPEEYTFREIIGKMGPIPHSYSAVHLPAYLLENADKYKFLLPGNCLRESG from the exons ATGTGGGGTATTTCTAGATGTTGTGACAAAATTTATACTGTTGCAGAAGGGGGATCTGGTTATTGTTCCAAgaaaaaagatgatttatgtaaTCAG GAAACTGGACGAGCTGTGAGCATGTCGAGACTAAAATGTATTTTGCGTGGCTTGGATCTTAAAACATATATCTTTCTCTTTGTGTTGATACCAACGTGTGTTTGGGGTATATACATCCATGGTCAGAAAATCACCTATTTTCTACGGCCTTTATGGGAAAAACCACCAAAACCATTTAATGAAATGCCTCACTATTATCACGAGAATGTGTCGATGGAGAATCTCTGTAAACTTCATGGGTGGGGAATCCGTGAGTATCCGAGGCGTGTGTTTGATGCTGTACTGTTCAATAATGAGGTTGACATGCTTACCATACGGTGGAAGGAGTTATACCCTTATATTACAGAGTTTGTTATACTCGAATCGAATTCAACGTTCACTGGATTGCCAAAGCCTTCTTACTTTGCTAATCACAGAGATCAGTTTGAATTTGTTGAGTCGAGATTGACGTACGGACAAATTCCTGGGAGATTCAGAAGAGGGGAAAACCCTTTTGTTGAGGAGGCTTATCAACGGCTTGCATTGGATTATCTACTCAAACAAGCCGGTATTCAGGATGACGACTTATTGCTAATGTCGGATGTTGATGAGATACCTAGTAGACATACCATCAATCTCTTGAGGTGGTGTGATGACATACCTTCAGTTCTTCATCTTCGGTTGAAGAATTATCTTTACTCTTTTGAGTTTCTTGTGGATAACGATAGTTGGAGAGCTTCTGTACATCGATACCAATCGGGTAAGACAAGGTATGCTCATTACCGACAATCAGACATCATCTTGGCAGACGCAGGGTGGCATTGTAGCTTTTGCTTCCGCCACATAAGTGAATTTATATTTAAGATGAAAGCCTACAGCCATTTTGACAGGGTcagattttctcattttctcaacCCAAAGAGAGTCCAAAGGGTTATATGCAATGGggatgatttatttgatatgCTACCTGAAGAGTATACATTCAGGGAAATCATTGGCAAAATGGGACCAATTCCCCACTCTTATTCGGCTGTTCACCTACCGGCTTATCTTTTGGAAAACGCAGACAAGTATAAGTTTCTTTTGCCGGGTAATTGCTTGAGAGAAAGTGGGTGA